TTCCTCGCCGTCTTCCTCGGCAACGAACGGGTGGCGCCACCGCTGCTCGTACTGGTGCTCCTGCGCTGGGTCCTGTTCCGCGTCGAGTTCGGCGCGGGCCTGATCAAGATGCGCGGGGACGAGTGCTGGCGGAAGCTGACGTGCCTCTACTACCACCATGAGACACAGCCGATGCCGGGCCCGCTGAGCTGGTTCTTCCACCGGCTCCCGCGCCCCCTGCACCGCGTCGAGGCCGGTGCCAACCACGTGACCCAACTCGTCTTGCCCGTGCTCCTGTTCACCCCGCAGCCGATCGCGACGGGTGCGGCCTGCCTGATGATCCTCACCCAGCTGTGGCTGGTCCTGTCGGGCAACTTCTCCTGGCTGAACTGGCTGACGATCCTGCTCGCCGTGACGGCGGTGGACTTCTCCCTCCTGCGCGAGCCGCCGCACCCGGCCGCCGCCCCACTCTGGTACGAGTGCGTCGTCATCGCCGTCACCGCACTCGTCGTCGCGCTGAGCTACCACCCGGCGCTCAACCTGCTGTCGCGCCGCCAGTCCATGAACCGCTCCTACGACTCCCTGCACCTCGTCAACGCGTACGGCGCCTTCGGCAGCGTCGGGCGTATCCGGCACGAGATCGTCATCGAGGGCACGGCCGACGCGGTGCCACGTGAGGAATCCGCCTGGCTGGTCTACGAGTTCCGGGGCAAGCCGGGCGATCCGGGGCGCTGGCCACGCCAGTTCGCCCCCTACCATCTGCGGCTCGACTGGATGATGTGGTTCGCGGCGCTCTCTCCCCTGTACGCGGAGTCCTGGTTCGGAGGCCTGGTGGAGCGGCTTCTGACCGGCGACCGCGACACGTTGCGGCTCCTGCGCCGCTCCCCGTTCCCCGCCGACGCCCCGCCCACGTACGTCCGGGCCCGGCTCTACCGCTATCGCTTCACCACGTGGCGCGAGCTGCGGGCGACGGGTGCCTGCTGGGAGCGGACGTACGTACGCGAGTTCCTGAGGCCGACGCGGCTTGCCGTCTCCCGGAGCCAGAGCCGGTAGAAACCTCCCGGAGTCAGAGCCCGTAGACGCGGGTCGCCGTGCCGCCGAAGACCGCGTCGCGCTCAGGAGCGGTCAGCGATCCGGTCAACTCCTGTGCTGCGTCCATGACTTGCTCATAGGTTGCAGCCAGGTTGCACACCGGCCAGTCCGAGCCGAACATCACGCGGTCGGGCCCGAACGCCTCCAGGACCGCGTCGGCGTACGGCCGCAGCGCCCCCGGCGTCCAGGTCGCCCAGTCGGCCTCGGTGACCAGGCCGGAGAGTTTGCAGACCGCGTTGGGCAGGGCCGCCAGCGCGCGCAGCCCGTCGGCCCACGGCTCGGTCACGCCCGACGCGACGGGCGGCTTGCCGCAGTGGTCGAGGACGAAGGTGAGGCCGGGCAGAGCGGCGGCCGCCGCGGCGCAGGCGGGAAGCTGGTTCGGCAGGACCACCAGGTCGTAGACCAGACCGGCGTCGGCGACGGCCGCGAGGCCCCGGCGCACGTCGGGCCGCAGCAGCCACTCGGGGTCGGGTTCCGCCTGGACCTGGTGGCGGATGCCCTTCAGGTAACGCCCGCCGGGGAGTTCGGCGAGCCGGGCCAGGGTGTCGGCGATGTCGGGGCGTGTGAGGTCGGCCCAGCCGACCACTCCGGCCACGAGTTCGCCGGCGTGGGCCAGGGCGAGGAACTCCGGGGTCTCCTCCTCGACGGTGACGGTCTGCACGAGGACGGTGGCCGTGACACCGGACTTGTGCGCCAGGGGCGCGAGGTCGTCCAGCGTGAAGTCCCGCCGGATCGGGGCGAGTTGCTCGCCGGTGATCCAGGCCTGGTCGCGCACGGAGAGGTCCCAGACGTGGTGGTGCGCGTCGACGATCGCGGTCATCACAGCTCCCAGACGACGGGCAGGCCCGCGTCGGCGCCCTCGGCCGAGTAGTCGTGGACGACGTCGAGCAGTTCGGCCATCCGGGCCTGCCAGGCGATGTTCACCGGCAGCTTGTCCAGCTCGGCGAGCATGCGGGCGTAGTCCTCGCACTCCAGGACGTGGAACAGGTCGGTCCCGCTGCGCCAGATGGTCCACGACGTGGCACCGGCCGCGCGGATGGCCTTGCGCAGTTCGGCCGGGACCTCGCGGTGGGCGGCCTCGTACGCGTCGACACGGTCGGCGCGGACCTTGGTGTGCAGGGCGATTCTCACACGTGCTCCTCTCCGGGTACGGGGACGTCGTCGGGCAGCAGTCCGGCGGCGCGTACTTCCTTCCAGAACGCGGCCGGCACTGCCGCGGCGAACTGCTCGGCAGCGTCCTGGACTTCGTCCGGCGAACGGGTGCCCACCAGAATGCTCGCCACCGCCGGATGACCGAACGGGAAGGCGAGCGCGGCCGCCCGCAGGGTGATGCCGTGCCGCTGCGCCACGTCCTGCAACCGGTAGGCACGGTCCAGGACTTCGCGGGGTGCCGCCGCGTAGTCGTACGTCGCGCCGGGCCGCGGGTCGGCGAGGAGGCCGGAGTTGAACACGCCGCCGACGACGACCGACGTGCCGCGCGCCTGCGACTCGGGCAACAGCTCCGTCAGCGCCCCCTGGTCGAGGAGGGTGTAGCGGCCTGCGCACAGGACGGCGTCCACATCGGTGTCGCGGACGAACCGGGTGAGCATCGCGACCTGGTTCATACCGGCGCCGATCGCCCCGACGACACCCTCGGCACGCAGCCGCTCAAGAGCCGGGTAGGCCTCCCGGAACGCCTGCTCACCGTGGTCGTCCGGGTCGTGCAGATACACGACGTCGACGCGGTCGAGGCCGAGCCGCGTCAGGCTGTCCTCCAGAGAGCGGCGCACACCGTCCGCGCTGAAGTCCCAGACGCGGCGGTGCGTGGCAGGCACGGCGAACCCGTTCTCCAGGTCGTCGCCCCCGCTCTCCCCCACGGGCACGAGGAGGCGTCCCGCCTTTGTGGACACGGTGTACGCCGAGCGGTCCCGGGCCGCGAGGGCCTCGCCGAGGCGCAGCTCGGACAGGCCGATGCCGTAGTGCGGCGCCGTGTCGAAGTAACGGATGCCCGCGTCCCAGGCCGCGCCGACCGCGGTCCGGGCCTCCTCGTCGGTGACGGGCGTGTACAGGTTGCCGATACCGGCGGCGCCGAAGGACAGCTCGGTGACATCGACGCCGCTGCGGCCCAGGGTGCGGGTGCGCATGGCGGTCACTGGCCCGCGGGGCGCAGGCGCAGGCCCTGCATGCCGCCGTCGACGGCCAGGGCGGTGCCGGTGGTGGCGCCGGACAGTGGGCTCGCCAAGTACGCGACGGCGCCCGCGACTTCGGCGGCAGAGACGAGGCGGCCGGTGGGCTGACGGGACGCGAGGGCCGCGCGCTCGGCGGCCGGGTCGGGAGCGGCGGACAGCAGCCGGCCGACCCATGGAGTGTCCACGGTCCCCGGGTTGACGCAGTTGACGCGTACCCCTTCGCGGACGTGGTCGGCGGCCATGGCGAGCGTCAGGGAGTACACGGCGCCCTTCGACGCCGAGTACAGGGCGCGCTGCGGGAGGCCGGCCGTCGCGGCGATGGAGCAGGTGTTGACGATCGCCGCGTGCGACGACTCCCGAAGGTGGGGCAGGGCGGCGCGCGTCGTGCGGACGATGCCGAGGACGTTGACGTCGAGGACGCGGTGCCACTGGTCGTCGTCGTTGTCCTCGACGGTGCCCTGGGCGCCGATGCCCGCGTTGTTGACGAGGACGTCGAGGCCGCCGAGGTCCGCCACGGCGGCGACCACGGCGGCGCGCACGGAGGCGTCGTCGCTGACGTCGGCGGTGTAGCCGCGCAGCGGCTTGTCGACGCTGCCCGGGTCGAGGTCGAGCACGGCGACGCTCGCGCCGCGGGCGGCGAGGAGTTCGGCGGTGGCCCGGCCGATCCCGGACGCTCCGCCGGTGACGAGGGCCTTGAGCCCCGCGAGGTCCTGCACGTCGCTGGCGTCGGTCATGCCGCTGCACCCTTCTGGTCGGTGGCGCCCTGCCGGGCGAGGTCGGCGGCCCAGAAGGCGCCGTCGGGGTAGGTGTACTCCGCGATGGACTCGGGCCGCATCGCGGCGGAGAAGCCGGGCGCCGTGGGCGCCGTGTAGTGGCCGTCGCGGATCACGACGGGGTCGATGAAGTGGCCGTGCAGATGGTCGACGTACTCGATGACGCGGTCCTGCGTGGTGCCCGCGAGGGCGACGTAGTCGAACATCGAGAGGTGCTGGACGAGTTCGCACAGGCCGACACCGCCCGCGTGCGGGCACACGGGGACACCGAACTTGGCGGCGAGCAGCAGGATGGCGAGGTTCTCGTTGACGCCGCCGACGCGCGCCGCGTCGATCTGGAGGATGTCGATGGCGCCGGCCTGGAGGAGCTGCTTGAAGATGATGCGGTTCTGGACGTGCTCGCCGGTGGCGACCTTCACGGGCGCGACGGCCCTGCGGATCGCTGCGTGGCCGAGGACGTCGTCGGGGCTGGTCGGCTCCTCCACCCAGTACGGGTCGAACTCGGCGAGCGCCCTGGTCCACTCGATGGCCTCGCCGACGTTCCACCGCTGGTTGGCGTCGATCGCCATCCGGATGTCCGGGCCGATCACCGCGCGGGCGGCGCGGCAGCGCCGGATGTCGTCGGCGAGGTCGGCGCCGACCTTCAGCTTGATCTGCCGGAAGCCGTCGGCGACGGCCTGCCGGGCGAGTCGGCCGAGCTTCTCGTCGGAGTAGCCGAGCCAGCCGGGCGAGGTGGTGTAGCCGGGGAAGCCGCGCTCGCGCAGGGCGCTCTCGCGGTCCGCCGCGCCCACGCGGCCCGATCTGAGGAGCGCGAGGGCGTCGTCGGGGGTGAGCGCGTCGGCGATGTAGCGGAAGTCGATCTGCGAGACGAGCCACTCGGGCGTCGCGTCGGCCAGGAACTGCCACAGCGGCTTGCGGGCGCGCTTGGCCGCCAGGTCCCACACGGCGTTGACGACGGCACCGATCGCCATGTGCATCACGCCCTTCTCGGGGCCGAGCCAGCGGAGCTGGCTGTCACCGATCAGGTCGCGGTTCAACGTCCCAGGGTCGGCACACAGTTCGTCGACCCCCCGGCCGACGACATGGTGCCGCAGGGCGTCGATCGCGGCGACCTGGACATCGTTGCCACGACCGATGGTGAACGTGAATCCGTGCCCCTCGACTCCGTCGGCGGCGTCGGTGCGGAGCACGACGTAGGCGGCGGAGTAGTCGGGGTCCGGGTTCATGGCGTCGGATCCGTCCAGCTCCCTGGAAGTGGGGAACCGGATGTCGAAAGTGTCAACCGCGATGATTCGGGCGGCAGTTGGAGACACGGGTGGCCTTTCTTGCTGAGGCGGGGGTCAGTCCTGGGCGCGGCCGGTCGTCACCCGGGCGATCATCAGGGCGAGGAGGATGATGCCGCCGTAGATGGCCTGGATCCAGAACGACGGAACCTGGGCGAGGGTCAGCAGGTTCTGGACGACGCCGAGCAGCAGGACGCCGGTGAGAGCGCCGAACATGGTGCCCTTGCCGCCGTCGAGGCTGATGCCGCCGATGACCGCCGCCGCGAACACGGTGAAGATCATGTTGTTGCCCTGGTTGGCGCTGATCGCGCCGACGTAGCCGGTCTGCATGATCCCGCCGACCGAGGCGAGGACGCCCGCGATGACGAACACGCCGAGCATCACGCGCTCGACGCGGATTCCCGCCGCGCGGGCGGCGTCGGCGTTGCCGCCGATCGCGTACAGGGCGCGTCCGATCCGGTGGTACTTCAGGATGAGGCCCACCACGCCGAAGGCGATCGCGGCCAGCCACACCGACATCGGGATCCTCAGGAACGTCGTGGTCGCGAGGGAGAAGAACGCGTCGGGCATGCCGAACAGCGTCTTGCCCTTGGTCGCGCCGACGAGCAGTCCGCGCAGGACGATCAGCATCGCCAGCGTCACGATGAAGGCGTTGAGCTTGAACTTCACGACGAGGATGCCGTTGAAGGCCCCGATCGCCGCGCCCACGACCAGGATCGCGAGCAGCGCGAGCACGGTCGGGAACTCGGTGCCGAATCCGGACTGGGAGACCGGTAGGACGAGCAGGGCGCCGACGGCGGGCGCGATGCCGACCACCGACTCCAGGGAGAGGTCGAACTTGCCCGTGATCAGGACGAGCGATTCGGCGAGCACCACCATCGCGAGGGCCGCGGAGGCCCCGAGGATGGAGATGAGGTTGCGCTCGGTGAGGAACGAGTCGTTGACGACCGCTCCGAGCACCATGAGCAGCAACAGGGCCGGGACCAGGGCCAGTTCGCGAGCCCGACGCAGCAGTACGGCCTTGGCAGGCCCCTTTCCGGGCGCTCCGATCTTTGTCGTGGTCAAGGCCGACGGGGCCTTCGTGTCAGCCATGGTCCACTCCTTCGATGGAGGCGATCAGCTCGTGGTCGTTCCAGCCGGCCGCGTGCTCGGCGACGACCTTCCCGTGGAAGAGGACGAGGACCCGGTCGCAGCGGCGCAGGTCGTCGAGCTCGTCGGAGACGACGAGGACCGCCGTGCCGTCCTCGCGGGCGCTGTCCATGCGGGACAGCAGGGACTCCTTGGACTTCACATCGACGCCCGCGGTGGGGTTGATGAGGACGAGAAGGCGGGGGTCGGAGGCGAGGGCGCGGGCCATGACGACCTTCTGGGCGTTGCCGCCGGAGAGGTCGGACACGGGCTGGTCGGGGCCCTCCGCGTGGATGTCGAGGCGGTCGATCAGGTCGGCGGCGAAGCGGCGCTTGCGGTCGGTGCCGACGAAGCCGTAGCGGCCGAGGCGCCCGAGAACGCTCATCGTGGCGTTGTCGCCGATGGTCATGCCGGTGACGAGCCCCTGCTCGTGCCGGTCGCGCGGCACGCAGCCGACGCCCGCGGCGAGCGCTGCACTCACATCTCCGAACGGCAGCTTCTTGCCGTCCAGTTGGGCCGTTCCGGCGGTCGGCGAGTGCAGTCCGGCGAACGCCTCGGCGAGCTGGATCTTGCCGCTGCCGCTGGAGCCCGCGAGCCCGACGACCTCTCCGCTGCGGACGGTCAGGTCGACGTCGTGGTACGCCTCCGAGGTGAGCCCGCGCGCGTCGAGGAGGACGGTGGCGTCGGGCTCGTGCTCCACGGCGGCGCGGGCCGCCGCGCGCTCCTCTGCGATGACCTCGCCGGCCATCGCCTCCACCAGTGCGGCGCGCGGCAGTTCCGCGACGGGCGCCGTGGTGATCCAGCGGGCGTCGCGCAGCACGGTGACCGTCTGGCAGACCTCGTACACCTCCTGGAGGTGGTGCGAGATGAACAGGAAGGTGACGCCGGACTCCTGGAGCGCACGCATGCGCGTGAAGAGACGCTCGATCTCCCGGTTGTCGAGCTGCGCGGTGGGCTCGTCGAGGACGATGAAGCGGGCACCGCCGCTCAACGCCCTTGCGATCTCCACCATTTGGCGGTCCTCGACCTTGAGGTCGGCGGTGCGGGCGTCGGGGTCGACGTGGATGTCCCAGGTGTCGAGGACCTGCGCGGCCTCCTCCTGGAGCTTGCGCCAGGAGAAGAAGCCGCGGCGGCTGCCGGGCTGCCGGTTGATGAAGAGGTTCTCGGCGACCGTCAGTTCGGGCACGACGGTCGGCTTCTGGTAGACGCAGGCGACCTTGGCGCGCCAGGCGTCGCGGTCACTGAGCGGGGGCGCGGGCTCGCCGTCGAACAGGAGGGTGCCCGCGTCCGGTGCCTGGAGGCCGGTGAGGACCGTGACCAGGGTGGACTTGCCGGCGCCGTTGCGGCCCACGAGGGCGTGGGACTCGCCCTGCAGGACGGTCAGGCGACCGTCCTGCAGGGCGACCGTGGGACCGTACCGCTTGGCGATGCCCGACGCCTCGACCAGCGGCCTGACCGCCGGCGTGGTTGTCGTCGAGGTGCTCATTTGACCGTGTTTCCCCAGAGCTTCGGGTCGTCGACGTTGTCCTTGGTGACGAGCGGCGCGGGCAGCTGGTCCTCGAGGATGCCGCTGGGCAGTTTGACGATCTCCGAGTCGTGGTCGGTGGGACCGGGCTTGAACGTCTTCCCCTGCATCGCCGCCTTGATGTAGTACATGCCGTACTTGGCGTAGGCGTCGGCGGGCTGGGAGACGGTCGCGTCGATCTGGCCCTTGCGGATCGCGGCGAACTCCTGCGGGATGCCGTCGTTCGAGACGATCGTGATGTGGCCCTTCTCGCCGGTCTTCTTCAGCAGGCCCTTGGACTTGAGGGTCTGCAGGGTGGGCGCGAGGTAGACGCCGCCCGCCTGCATGTAGATGCCCTTGATGTCCGGGTTGGCGTTGAGGAGGGTGTCCAGCTTGGACGCGGCGGTGTCGGACTCCCACTTGGCGGGGATCTCCAGGACCTTGAGGTCCGGGTACTTCTTCTTGACGCAGTCGCGGAAGGCCTGCGAGCGCTCGCGGCCGTTCACGGAGGCGAGGTCACCCATGATCTGGACGACCTTGCCGGTCTTGACCTGCTGACCGAGGTACTCGCAGGCCTTCTCGCCGTACGCGACGTTGTTGGCGCGTACGACCATGGCGACCTTGCCCTTCTCGGGCGCGACGTCCACGGCGACGACGGGGACGCCCTTGCGTTCGGCCTGGTCGAGGCCGGCTGAGATCGCGGCGCTGTCGAGGGGCGCGACGACGAGGCCCTTGACGCCTTGGTTGAGCTGGTTGTTGATGTCCGTGATCTGCTGCGAGGGGTCACTGTTGGAGTTGACGGTCTTGAGCGCGTCCACGCTCTCGGACTTCGCCATCTTCGGCACGTAGTCGTTGTACGACTGCCAGAACGGCGAGGTGAGCAGCGGCAGGATGACCCCGACCTTGCCCTTTCCGTCGCCGCCGCCCTTGCCGCCGGAGGCGACGTCGTCCTTCGTGCTGCCGCACGCGGTGAGCACCAGGGCGGCGCAAGCGGCGACCGCCGCCGCGCCGACGATCCGCGACCTGTTCCGCTTGCGCACTGTTCTGCCGGCCATCTGACGGCTCCTCATCGAGCGAGATCGAGCGACTTCTGGTACCTGATGGCGGAAATATTTATCAGACCACTTGGCGGCCACAACACCCCTCGTCGCCAACTTTTCCGTGTTTCAAGCCGTAGTGGTCGGACCACATCTCTGGCTAGACTGCGGCGGACCCGGCATATTGAGGAGCGTCCGTGGAACAGACCGCCCCGCAGAAGGGCACCGTGACGCAGCGGGCCATCGAGCAGATCAAGGCGATGATCGGCGAGGGACTGCTCGAGCCGGGCCAGCGGCTGCCGACGGAGCGCGATCTGGCCACCCAGCTCGGCATCTCGCGCAGCTCGATGCGGGAGGCGATCAGGGCGCTCACGGTCCTCGGCGTCCTGGAGGCGCGGCACGGATCGGGTATCTACGTCACGCAGTTGAACGCCGGGGACCTCCTGGAGACGTTCGGCGTCGTCGCCGATCTCTCGCGCGGCGCCCGTCTCGTGGAGCTGATGGAGGTGCGCCGCGTGCTCGAGTCGACGGCGACGGCGCTGGCGGCCGCGCGCATCACGCCGGAGCAACTCGCCGAGGTGGAGCTGCACTTGGCGGCGATGGCGGCGACGGACGACCCCGAGGAGATCCTCTCCCACGACCTCGCGTTCCACCGGGTGATCGCCACGGCCGCGGGCAACGACACGATGGCCGCGATCCTGGAGGGGCTGTCGTCACGGACGTTCCGCGCCCGAGTGTGGCGCGGCTACCAGGAAGAGGGCGCCTTCGAGCGCACGGGCCGCGAGCACGCCCGTATCCACCGCGCGCTGGTCGCCCGCGATCCGGAGGCGGCGCGCGCCGCGGCGGCGGCCCATGTGGGCGAGGTCGAGGCCTGGATGCGCAGCCAGCTCGACGCCGAACCGTCCTGACCACGCCCCGCTCGAAGGAGGGTCAGCGTGGCGCCTGGGCCGCGAGCGCCGAGAGCAGCAGTTCCAGCGCCGTCCCGAAGGAGCTCTCCGCCATGAGGGGCAAGTGCTCGCGGACAGCGGCCAGTTGGGGGTGCGTGTCCGCCGGAAGTGACTGGTACGTGTCCGTCCAGGCGCTGTGGTCCTGGGCTCGCCGCTCGGGCGGCAGCGCCAGATGGGAGGCGTCCAGGGCCGCGTGCCCGAGCGCCGTGTCGACGAACGCGGCGTAGTACCGCACCGCTGTGGCGTCGTCGAAGCCCGCGCTCCGCAGCCGCCCGATACCCGTCTCCACGGCCCGGACCTCGTTGATCCGGCGGGTCACCCGGTACGCGGCCATCGCGGCGATCCGGGGGTGTTCGCTGTAGGCGCGGTGGATCCGGAGCCCCATGTTCCGCAGGTCCTCGACCCAGTCGTCGCCGGGCGCGAACCCGGCCATGCTCTCGCCGATGATCCGGTCGGCGACGGCAAGGAGCAGGTCGTCCGTGTTGTGGAAGTAGCGGTAGACCGCGCTCGGGTCGCAGCCGAGCGCGGCACCCAGCCTGCGCACGCTCAGCGCGTCGGGCCCGTGCTGCGCGACCAGGCGCAGGGCGCAGTCGACGATCAGGTCACCGGAGAGCAGCACCCCCGACTTGGTCGGCTTGCGGCGCCGCCGCTCCACCGGAATCCGCCCTTCGGTCATACCGAATCCCCTTCCGTCCGCGCCGCCCGTTCCCCTTATGTCAACACCATTGACGCAACATTGACAAGGCCTGTTTGATCGCACCCTCCCTCCCCTCCTCCGGTTTCAGGAGTGTCCGAATGAGCAGCGAACCCCCTGGCCTGCGCCGTTCCCTCGGTGTCGTCGACGGCGTCGCCATCGCCGCGTCCAGCACCGCCGCCACCACCAGCATCGGGATCGGCATGGGCGCGCTCGCCGCGACGGTGGGCCTCCAGGCCCCGGCGATCCTGCTCGTGGCGTTCCTGCCGATCCTCGGCATCGCCTCCGCGTACGCCCGCCTCAACCGCTCCGAGCCGAACATGGGCAGCGGCTATGTGTGGGTCGGCAAGACTCTGGGCCCGTGGCCCGGCTTCATCACGGGCTGGGTCACCCTGGTCGGCACGGTGATCTTCATGGCGTACACGAGCGCCGTCACCGGGTCGGTCTTCCTCCAGTTCGCGAACAAGGCCGGCTGGCACCGCGCCCTCGGCCTCACGCTCGACCCGAACTCGACCGCTCTGAGCACGGTGGTCGGCCTCGTGGTCCTGGCCGTCGTGACGTACACGGCGATCACCGGGGTCCGCAAGGCCACCCGGCTGCAGACGTGGCTGCTCGTCTTCGAGTACGCGGTCCTGCTCGCGTTCTGCGGCTGGGCCCTCATCTCGGGCGGCCACGCCTTCCAGTGGTCGTGGCTGAACCCCTTCGCGATCCACGACGGCACGGCGTTCGCGCAGGGCCTCGTCCTCGCGGTGTTCTTCTTCTGGGGCTGGGACGCCGCGTTCAGCGTCACCGAGGAGACGAAGAACGTGCGGGACGCCGGCCGGGGCGGCTTCATCGCGCTGTTCACGATGCTCGCGATGTTCCTCTACGGTGCCGTGGCCTTCCAGCGCGAGATGAGCCTGCCCGAGCTGATCGCCCAGGGCCCGCAGGGCCTCACGTATCTCGGCGCGAAGCTCGCCGACGAGCCGTGGGCGACGCTGCCGCTGCTCGCGCTGATGTTCTCCGCGGTGGCCTCGCTCCAGTCGAGCGTCATCCCGACGGCGCGCGGCCTCCTCGCCATGGGCCGCGACCGCACGATGGGCCAGGTGTGGACCCGCGTCAGCCCGCGTTACGGGTCCCCGGCCCTGGGCACCGTCCTCATCATGTCGATCTCCGCCGGCGTCTCCGTGCTCGCACTGGCCATCCCCAAGCTGAACGAGATGATCCTCGCCGCCGTCAACTCCATCGGCCTGGTCGTCGCCCTGTACTACGGCCTGACGGCGCTCGCCTGCGCGGTCCGCTTCCGCGCCGCCCTGCGCGGTCCGCTGTCCGGAGCCCTGCGCGCGGTCGTGGCGCCCACGGTCAGCGGCGTCGCGCTCCTCGGCATCGGCGCCTATCTCGCCCGCTCGTACGTGACGATGAGCGACCACTTCGAACTCAGCCCGGACAACGGGTGGTTCATGCTGTCGGTACCGCTCGCCATCGTCGCGTCCGGCCTGGTGATGGCCGCTTACGCCAAGTACGTGCGCCGCTCCCCGTACTTCGTCACGGGCGGCGGCACCGCGCCCGAGACGGCCCCCCTGACCCCCGAACATTCCTGACCAGCACCAACCGACCCGTCCCCGCACCCCAAGGAGTCACGTCCCATGCCCGACACCGCCCCCGCCGATCTCGTCTTCACCGGCGGCCCGGTCCACACCCTCTCCCCCGCCCGGTCGCGCGCGACCTCGGTGGCCGTCCGCGGCGAGCGGATCGTCGCCGTGGGCCACGACGAGGTATGCGAACTCATCGGCCCGGCCACCGAAGTGGTGGACCTGAAGGGCAAGTTGCTCATCCCCGGGTTCCAGGACGCGCACGCGCATCCGGTCGGCGGCGGCATGGAGCTCGGCCAGTGCGACCTGAGCGGCGCGACGACCCTCGACGAGTACCGGAGCCGTATCGCCGCATACGCGCGGGCGCACCCCGACATGGAGTGGATCACCGGCGGCGGCTGGTCGATGGAGGCGTTTCCCGGCGGCCTGCCCACGGCCGCCGAGCTCGACGCCCTCGTGCCCGACCGCCCGGCCTACCTCGTCAACCGCGACCACCACGGCGCCTGGGTCAACTCCCGTGCCCTTCAGGCCGCCGGGATCGACGCCCGCATGGCCGACCCGTCCGACGGCCGCATCGAGCGCGACGCCGGCGGGGCGCCGACCGGCATGCTCCAGGAGGGCGCGGCGAACCTGATCGGACGGCTGCTGCCGCCCGTCACCCTGGAGCAGAGGATCACGGGCCTGCTGCGGGCCCAGGAGCTGATGCACTCCCTCGGCGTCACCGCGTGGCAGGACGCCCTCCTCGGCGAGCACGCCAACCTCACCGACCCCACCGACGCGTATCTCACGACCGCCGGGGACGGGCGCCTCACCGCGCGGGTCGTCGGCTCGCTGTGGTGGGACCGCGCACGCGGCACCGAGCAGATCGACGAGCTGGTGGCGCGGCGCGCGGCCGGCACGCGCGGGCGGCTGCGCTGC
The DNA window shown above is from Streptomyces sp. NBC_01445 and carries:
- a CDS encoding sugar ABC transporter ATP-binding protein, with the translated sequence MSTSTTTTPAVRPLVEASGIAKRYGPTVALQDGRLTVLQGESHALVGRNGAGKSTLVTVLTGLQAPDAGTLLFDGEPAPPLSDRDAWRAKVACVYQKPTVVPELTVAENLFINRQPGSRRGFFSWRKLQEEAAQVLDTWDIHVDPDARTADLKVEDRQMVEIARALSGGARFIVLDEPTAQLDNREIERLFTRMRALQESGVTFLFISHHLQEVYEVCQTVTVLRDARWITTAPVAELPRAALVEAMAGEVIAEERAAARAAVEHEPDATVLLDARGLTSEAYHDVDLTVRSGEVVGLAGSSGSGKIQLAEAFAGLHSPTAGTAQLDGKKLPFGDVSAALAAGVGCVPRDRHEQGLVTGMTIGDNATMSVLGRLGRYGFVGTDRKRRFAADLIDRLDIHAEGPDQPVSDLSGGNAQKVVMARALASDPRLLVLINPTAGVDVKSKESLLSRMDSAREDGTAVLVVSDELDDLRRCDRVLVLFHGKVVAEHAAGWNDHELIASIEGVDHG
- a CDS encoding sugar ABC transporter substrate-binding protein, with amino-acid sequence MAGRTVRKRNRSRIVGAAAVAACAALVLTACGSTKDDVASGGKGGGDGKGKVGVILPLLTSPFWQSYNDYVPKMAKSESVDALKTVNSNSDPSQQITDINNQLNQGVKGLVVAPLDSAAISAGLDQAERKGVPVVAVDVAPEKGKVAMVVRANNVAYGEKACEYLGQQVKTGKVVQIMGDLASVNGRERSQAFRDCVKKKYPDLKVLEIPAKWESDTAASKLDTLLNANPDIKGIYMQAGGVYLAPTLQTLKSKGLLKKTGEKGHITIVSNDGIPQEFAAIRKGQIDATVSQPADAYAKYGMYYIKAAMQGKTFKPGPTDHDSEIVKLPSGILEDQLPAPLVTKDNVDDPKLWGNTVK
- a CDS encoding FadR/GntR family transcriptional regulator, with translation MEQTAPQKGTVTQRAIEQIKAMIGEGLLEPGQRLPTERDLATQLGISRSSMREAIRALTVLGVLEARHGSGIYVTQLNAGDLLETFGVVADLSRGARLVELMEVRRVLESTATALAAARITPEQLAEVELHLAAMAATDDPEEILSHDLAFHRVIATAAGNDTMAAILEGLSSRTFRARVWRGYQEEGAFERTGREHARIHRALVARDPEAARAAAAAHVGEVEAWMRSQLDAEPS
- a CDS encoding TetR/AcrR family transcriptional regulator; its protein translation is MTEGRIPVERRRRKPTKSGVLLSGDLIVDCALRLVAQHGPDALSVRRLGAALGCDPSAVYRYFHNTDDLLLAVADRIIGESMAGFAPGDDWVEDLRNMGLRIHRAYSEHPRIAAMAAYRVTRRINEVRAVETGIGRLRSAGFDDATAVRYYAAFVDTALGHAALDASHLALPPERRAQDHSAWTDTYQSLPADTHPQLAAVREHLPLMAESSFGTALELLLSALAAQAPR
- a CDS encoding APC family permease, whose product is MSSEPPGLRRSLGVVDGVAIAASSTAATTSIGIGMGALAATVGLQAPAILLVAFLPILGIASAYARLNRSEPNMGSGYVWVGKTLGPWPGFITGWVTLVGTVIFMAYTSAVTGSVFLQFANKAGWHRALGLTLDPNSTALSTVVGLVVLAVVTYTAITGVRKATRLQTWLLVFEYAVLLAFCGWALISGGHAFQWSWLNPFAIHDGTAFAQGLVLAVFFFWGWDAAFSVTEETKNVRDAGRGGFIALFTMLAMFLYGAVAFQREMSLPELIAQGPQGLTYLGAKLADEPWATLPLLALMFSAVASLQSSVIPTARGLLAMGRDRTMGQVWTRVSPRYGSPALGTVLIMSISAGVSVLALAIPKLNEMILAAVNSIGLVVALYYGLTALACAVRFRAALRGPLSGALRAVVAPTVSGVALLGIGAYLARSYVTMSDHFELSPDNGWFMLSVPLAIVASGLVMAAYAKYVRRSPYFVTGGGTAPETAPLTPEHS
- a CDS encoding amidohydrolase, whose product is MPDTAPADLVFTGGPVHTLSPARSRATSVAVRGERIVAVGHDEVCELIGPATEVVDLKGKLLIPGFQDAHAHPVGGGMELGQCDLSGATTLDEYRSRIAAYARAHPDMEWITGGGWSMEAFPGGLPTAAELDALVPDRPAYLVNRDHHGAWVNSRALQAAGIDARMADPSDGRIERDAGGAPTGMLQEGAANLIGRLLPPVTLEQRITGLLRAQELMHSLGVTAWQDALLGEHANLTDPTDAYLTTAGDGRLTARVVGSLWWDRARGTEQIDELVARRAAGTRGRLRCTTVKIMQDGVAENGTAALLGPYLDGCGCASDNSGISFVPPLDLQKYVTELDARGFQVHFHALGDRAVREALDAVEAARRANGRTDTRPHLAHLQVVHPDDIGRFRELGATANMQALWAAHEPQMDELTIPFLGPERSAWQYPFGDLQRAGATLAAGSDWPVSSPDPIEAIHVAVNRVLPDAAPGTPVFLPEQRIGLDAALTAYTAGSAYVNHLDDVTGSITPGRLADLVVLDRDPFAAPTQEIGATRVLETFVGGERVYAAG